TATCGGTTATCAAGCTTTCAAGTTTTGCAACATTACCTTCTTTAAAAGCAGTATTAAAAGTAGTAATTGTACGGGCAAGCTCTAGCTTATCAGATACAGAATTAATTACGTTTTCTATTGCAATATCCAGATCGGTTTCTTCAACAAGATAAGAAGTAAAATGCTTATATATTGCATTATGATAAAAACTAAAAATGTTTTCACGATCCATATATATTGTATACTCATTAATTCCTTGTCCTAAAAATGCTTTCTGGCTTACTTTACCTGTTATGTAAAACAATATGGCATGCCAGAGATTTTTTGGAGGCTTTACTTTTAACTTTTCACTTACTCTATTTATACTTTCTGCGATAGCTCCTTTTCGTCCTTTTATTACAGTATGACTTGCTTCATGAAACAAGGTTTCTACCCAATCACCTGCTATTTCTGGATAATTAATAATAGTACTTAGTACAATAGAGCTGGGAGTTCGACTTAATGTAAAAGCGCCGCCTCCCGGACTTTTTATCGAAAGATCGATGCGTATTTTGGTATCCTGCCATTTTGCCTGAGCCAATTTTGCGATTCGAGAAATGATAAAATCTTCTGTTTTTTTGATAAGATCAATATTCTCCTGCAACTTATCGGTATTGATTTGTCGATGAGTTTTCCAAAAATGAGTACTATAGATTCGTTTAAAATCGTTGAGGTTTTTTATGAAAAGAATTTCGAACCTGGATTCAGGAAGCATGTCCTGCTCAGTATAGTTGATGATCCATTTTCTAAACCCTATCAATTCCTGGTTGAAATGATTTTTTAAATCTATATGATCTTTATAGTAGGTTATGGTTTTTTGAAAAAGTAGTTTTTCTTTTTGACTAAGTTTTTGCCAAACCTCTTTTTTAACCAGCTTATCTAATGGTTTTTCGTAGGATGCAGCAGCAGTTTCATACAAATAGAAATGAAGATTAATCCAGAAGTTATTATGAAATTCAAAATACGTAGTGGTTTCAATACCTGAAACTTTAGATTGCGCAATCAAAGAATAATTGAATATCAAAATAATATATAGTACAACAATATGTCTACATTTTATGTATTTGCTCTTATTTATCATTTAAAGTATTATTAATAGTATGAGGTATAAATTTTGGTACTTCCCAATTCCTTATTTTTCTGCTACAATAAACATTTTCTTAGCATCAGTAGTATAAGGTTCTTTTTGGTGACCACCTTCTATAGTTTTTATGTTAAACCCGACTTGTTTAAGCATTAGTTTGATTTCAAAAGGAAATATAATACGCCATTTCATACTATAGTTTTTACGTTTTACTGTACCGTCAGAAAGTACTTCATCATACCAGCCATATAATTCCTGGACTTGGTTTTTATTCATAGGTCCAGATGCTGCAAATCTTGTATACGAATTACCGGTGTGAGAATTTTTTCTTGTAAAAAATGGTTTAGGTATGGCATCACCAGATAGGTTTAAAATAAATGGATTCATAAGGTCTATTGCTATTAATCCACCTTTAGACATATGATTGTAAATGCTAGATAATGCCTTACATTGACTATCAAAATCAGGAATACACATTAGACTATTAAACGCACATATTACCAATTTGTAATCTGTTTTATCCAGACTTAATGTGGTTATGTCCTGTTCTACCAGTTGTATGTTTTGACGGATGTCTTCATCTTCTCTTTGTAAATTATGTTCAAATTGTTCTAATATACCTCTAGAGTTATCAACTCCAGTAACTCGATGACCTGCTTTGGCCAATGGTATAGTTACACGGCCAGACCCACAACATAATTCGAGAACCTCTCCATTATTTTTTGTTGCAAATTCAAGAAAACGATCGACATCATGTTTAAGACCTTGTGAGGAAACAGTATCATCGAAGTTTTTAGAAAAAACAGAGTGTTCTTCTGAAGGGTAATCACTATCATAATACTGTATTGAAGCATGATCCTTTGGTAAGTTTGTATTCATAAATTTGTTTTTAAGGTATAGCCGTTGCCAAAAGACTATGTAATATCTCTATTCGTTTTTTGATTGATTCTTTTATGATGATTGTTAGTATTACGATCTCAAAAGTATCGTTTCCTTTTATGAATAAATCGTGAGTTTTGGTATCAAACAGTCTCACTTTTATGAAATGAGACAACTCTTAACAGTTTTTATGAATTTGAACACGGATATGGTTTAAAGTAGGATTCTTATTATATTAAGAAAATCTTAACCACTACACCCATAAGATATATTTACATTTAGAACTTTAAAAACTCGACAATAATGAAAAAATTATCCTTACTATTAGTTATTACTGTATTACTTTTTTCTTGCAAAAAACCAGTTGAAGTAGACGTATTGGTTATTAATGCAAATGTATATACTGTAGAGGATACGAATCCAAAAGCAGAGGCATTTGCCATAAAAGGGGGTAAATTTATTGCTGTAGGGAGTAACGATGAAATCTTAAAGGGATATACGACAGCTAATACTTTGGATGCAGGAGGAAAAACAATAGTACCTGGATTGATTGATGCACATTGTCATTTTTATGGCCTTGGGTTACAACAGCAAAAAGTAGACCTGATGGGGACCAAAAGTTATGCAGAAGTATTGGATAGGATTGTAGCTTTTCAGAAAGAAAAAAATGTATCATTTATTACCGGACGAGGATGGGATCAAAATGATTGGGAGGTAAAAGAATTTCCGACCAAAGAAAAATTAGATAGCTTGTTTCCTGATACTCCTGTGGCGGTAACCCGAGTAGATGGCCATGCAATGATAGCAAATCAAAAAGCATTAGATCTTGCTAAAATTACTGTAAATACCAAAGTAGAAGGGGGAGAGATACTTCAAAAAGATGGAAAACTTACTGGTGTATTAATCGATAATCCTATGGGGTTGATTGGTGCA
The sequence above is a segment of the Aquimarina spinulae genome. Coding sequences within it:
- a CDS encoding nuclear transport factor 2 family protein: MINKSKYIKCRHIVVLYIILIFNYSLIAQSKVSGIETTTYFEFHNNFWINLHFYLYETAAASYEKPLDKLVKKEVWQKLSQKEKLLFQKTITYYKDHIDLKNHFNQELIGFRKWIINYTEQDMLPESRFEILFIKNLNDFKRIYSTHFWKTHRQINTDKLQENIDLIKKTEDFIISRIAKLAQAKWQDTKIRIDLSIKSPGGGAFTLSRTPSSIVLSTIINYPEIAGDWVETLFHEASHTVIKGRKGAIAESINRVSEKLKVKPPKNLWHAILFYITGKVSQKAFLGQGINEYTIYMDRENIFSFYHNAIYKHFTSYLVEETDLDIAIENVINSVSDKLELARTITTFNTAFKEGNVAKLESLITDNYRHTNGTSKSIGKNAWLEYLKKRKKDIDDGRLVVTNYDMKETQLELYENFAIITAKIITTDIKERNPIENQYRVSHVWIKEGNIWKRAGFHDSKIELK
- a CDS encoding class I SAM-dependent methyltransferase, producing MNTNLPKDHASIQYYDSDYPSEEHSVFSKNFDDTVSSQGLKHDVDRFLEFATKNNGEVLELCCGSGRVTIPLAKAGHRVTGVDNSRGILEQFEHNLQREDEDIRQNIQLVEQDITTLSLDKTDYKLVICAFNSLMCIPDFDSQCKALSSIYNHMSKGGLIAIDLMNPFILNLSGDAIPKPFFTRKNSHTGNSYTRFAASGPMNKNQVQELYGWYDEVLSDGTVKRKNYSMKWRIIFPFEIKLMLKQVGFNIKTIEGGHQKEPYTTDAKKMFIVAEK